Proteins encoded in a region of the Leopardus geoffroyi isolate Oge1 chromosome E2, O.geoffroyi_Oge1_pat1.0, whole genome shotgun sequence genome:
- the CIC gene encoding protein capicua homolog isoform X1, producing MKPMKKACAGLPGSGSGGKSPPATRAKALRRRGAGEGDKPEEEDDEAQQQQQPPGPEEAEEGEEEESERGPGAEGLLPELHPDDSAAPGPAEDPKVEGEASRWEPSLSRKTATFKSRAPKKKYVEEHGAGSGSIGAAGAPEERARTPEEAGTLGVPPRPPTSTRSSSTDTASEHSADLEDEPAEACGPGPWPPSGTSGGYDLRQLRSQRVLARRGDGLFLPAVVRQVRRSQDLGVQFPGDRALTFYEGAPGGGVDVVLDATPPPGALAVGTAVCTCVEPGVAAYREGVVVEVATKPASYKVRLSPGPNSHPGPPATLPQPPQLPHREPEEAVWVARSSLRLLRPPWEPEALPRKPPAGPEEEQAEPGGTLPPCPAALDPKQPEDAEVSKISFGGNLGACEEGEEKHPPALGTPALLPLPPPQLLSPPPKSPAFAGPGRPGEQPSPCQEGSQGGSRSSSVASLEKGAAPAARARTPLTAAQQKYKKGDVVCTPNGIRKKFNGKQWRRLCSRDGCMKESQRRGYCSRHLSMRTKEMEGLADSGPGGAGRPAGVAAREGSTEFDWGDETSRDSEASSVAARGDSRPRLVAPADLSRFEFDECEAAVMLVSLGSSRSGTPSFSPVSTQSPFSPAPSPSPSPLFGFRPANFSPINASPVIQRTAVRSRHLSASTPKAGVLTPPDLGPHPPPPAPRERHSSGILPTFQTNLTFTVPISPGRRKTELLPHPGALGAPGAGGGGATPDFPKSDNLDSGVDSVSHTPTPSTPAGFRAVSPAVPFSRSRQPSPLLLLPPPAGLTSDPGPSVRRVPAVQRDSPVIVRNPDVPLPSKFPGEVGTAGEARAAGPGRGCRETPVPPGVASGKPGLPPPLPAPVPITVPPAAPTAVAQPMPTFGLASSPFQPVAFHPSPAALLPVLVPSSYTSHPAPKKEVIMGRPGTVWTNVEPRSVAVFPWHSLVPFLAPSQPDPSVQPSEAQQPASHPVASNQSKEPAESAAVAHEQPPGGTGNADPGRPPGATCPESPGPGPPHTLGVVEPGKGLPPTTEEEAPGPPGEPRLDSETESDHDDAFLSIMSPEIQLPLPPGKRRTQSLSALPKERDSSSEKDGRSPNKREKDHIRRPMNAFMIFSKRHRALVHQRHPNQDNRTVSKILGEWWYALGPKEKQKYHDLAFQVKEAHFKAHPDWKWCNKDRKKSSSEAKPTSLGLAGGHKETRERSMSETGTAAAPGVSSELLSVAAQTLLSSDTKAPGSGSCGAERLHTVGGPGSARPRAFSHSGVHSLDGGEVDSQALQELTQMVSGPASYSGTKPSTQYGTPGPFSASGEGGALAASGRPPLLPTRASRSQRAASEDMTSDEERMVICEEEGDDDVIADDGFGTTDIDLKCKERVTDSESGDSSGEDPEGSKGFGRKVFSPVIRSSFTHCRPSLDPEPPGPPDPPAAFGKGYGPTPSSSSSSPASSSASAATSFPLGSGTFKAQESGQGSTAGPLRPPLPGAGGPVTPSKATRFLSTDPATFRRKRPESVGGLEPPGPSVIAAPPAGGGSVLQTLVLPPNKEEREGSGGRMPSAPAPSLAYGAPAAPLSRPAATMVTNVVRPVSSTPVPIASKPFPTSGRAEASPSDTAGARTEPVTGSRAPGSSPLGVSLVYSDKKSAAATSPAPHLVAGPLLGTVGKAPATVTNLLVGTPGYGAPAPPAVQFIAQGAPGSGAATGSGAGAGSGPNGPVPLGILQPGALGKAGGITQVQYILPTLPQQLQVAPAPAPAPGTKAAAPGGPAPTTSIRFTLPPGTSTNGKVLAATAPTPGIPILQSVPSAPPPKAQSVSPVQAPPPGGSAQLLPGKVLVPLAAPSMSVRGGGAGQPLPLVSPPFSVPVQNGAQPPSKIIQLTPVPVSTPSGLVPPLSPATLSGPTSQPQKVLLPSSTRITYVQSAGGHALPLGTSPTSSQAGTVTSYGPTSSVALGFTSLGPSGPAFVQPLLSGQAPLLAPGQVGVSPVPSPQLPPTCTAPGGPVITAFYPGSPAPTSSAPLAQPSQAPPGLVYTVATSTTPPAATILPKGPPAPATATPAPTSPFPNATAGSMTYSLVAPKAQRPTPKAPQKVKAAIASIPVGSFEAGAPGRSGPASRQPLEPGPAREPPVPESELEGQPTTPAPPPPPETWAPTARSSPPPPPPAEERTGTKGPETMASKFPSSSSDWRVPGLGLESRGEPPTPPSPAPAPAPAPSSSSSSSEGSSGRAAGDTPERKEAAGTGKKVKVRPPPLKKTFDSVDNRVLSEVDFEERFAELPEFRPEEVLPSPTLQSLATSPRAILGSYRKKRKNSTDLDSAPEDPTSPKRKMRRRSSCSSEPNTPKSAKCEGDIFTFDRTGTEAEDVLGELEYEKVPYSSLRRTLDQRRALVMQLFQDHGFFPSAQATAAFQARYADIFPSKVCLQLKIREVRQKIMQAATPTEQPPGAEAPLPGPPPTGTAAAPVPTPSPAGGPDPTSPGSDSGTASAAPPLPPPPEPGPGQPGWEGPPQPSPPPPGPSTAATGR from the exons ATGAAGCCAATGAAGAAGGCATGTGCCGGCCTCCCAGGTTCTGGCAGTGGTGGCAAGTCCCCACCAGCCACCCGGGCCAAGGCCCTGAGACGGCGAGGGGCCGGGGAGGGCGACAAGCCAGAGGAGGAAGACGATGaggcacagcagcagcagcagcctccgGGGCCAGAAGAGgctgaggagggtgaggaggaggagtctGAGCGGGGCCCCGGGGCTGAGGGGCTGCTCCCGGAGCTGCATCCTGACGACTCagcagccccaggcccagccGAGGACCCCAAGGTAGAGGGGGAGGCAAGCCGCTGGGAGCCCTCGCTCAGCCGTAAGACGGCCACGTTCAAGTCTCGAGCGCCCAAGAAGAAGTATGTGGAGGAGCATGGAGCTGGCAGTGGTAGCATTGGGGCGGCTGGGGCCCCTGAAGAGCGGGCACGGACCCCTGAGGAGGCCGGCACCCTGGGTGTACCTCCACGGCCACCCACCTCCACCCGTTCCTCTTCCACCGACACGGCCAGCGAGCACTCAGCTGATCTGGAGGATGAGCCAGCCGAAGCCTGTGGGCCAGGTCCCTGGCCCCCAAGTGGAACCAGTGGTGGATATGACCTGCGGCAGCTGAGGTCCCAGCGGGTGCTGGCTCGGCGTGGAGATGGCCTCTTCCTGCCGGCCGTGGTGCGCCAGGTGCGCCGAAGCCAGGACCTAGGGGTACAGTTCCCTGGCGACCGGGCCCTGACGTTCTACGAGGGGGCACCTGGCGGCGGTGTAGATGTGGTCTTGGATGCCACGCCGCCGCCGGGCGCCCTGGCGGTGGGCACGGCCGTGTGTACCTGTGTGGAGCCTGGTGTGGCTGCCTACCGTGAAGGTGTGGTGGTGGAAGTGGCCACCAAGCCAGCTTCCTACAAGGTCCGCCTCAGCCCTGGCCCCAACTCCCATCCGGGCCCACCAGCCACCCTGCCACAGCCCCCACAGCTGCCACACCGTGAGCCCGAGGAGGCCGTGTGGGTGGCCCGCTCCAGCCTCCGCCTGCTGCGGCCCCCCTGGGAACCCGAGGCCCTGCCGAGGAAGCCCCCCGCGGGCCCCGAGGAGGAGCAGGCTGAGCCAGGGGGTACCCTGCCACCCTGCCCTGCTGCCCTGGACCCCAAGCAGCCTGAGGATGCTGAGGTCTCTAAGATCAGCTTTGGTGGCAACCTGGGGGCTTGTGAGGAGGGCGAGGAGAAGCACCCGCCAGCCCTGGGCACTCCGGCCCTGCTCCCActgcccccgccccagctccTGTCACCGCCACCCAAGTCACCGGCTTTTGCAGGCCCAGGCCGCCCTGGGGAGCAGCCCTCGCCCTGCCAGGAGGGAAGCCAGGGCGGCAGCCGTAGCAGCAGCGTGGCCTCTCTGGAGAAGGGGGCTGCGCCAGCCGCCCGGGCCCGCACACCGTTGACAGCTGCCCAGCAGAAGTACAAGAAGGGCGACGTGGTCTGCACACCCAACGGAATCCGCAAGAAATTCAATGGCAAGCAGTGGCGGCGGCTGTGCTCTCGAGACGGCTGCATGAAGGAGTCGCAGCGGCGGGGCTACTGCTCGCGCCACCTGTCCATGCGAACCAAGGAGATGGAGGGCCTGGCGGACAGTGGCCCAGGTGGGGCTGGGCGGCCGGCAGGCGTGGCAGCACGCGAGGGCAGCACCGAGTTTGACTGGGGTGACGAAACATCGCGGGACAGTGAGGCCAGCAGTGTGGCGGCCCGTGGGGACTCACGCCCACGCCTGGTGGCTCCTGCTGACCTGTCGCGCTTTGAGTTCGATGAGTGTGAGGCGGCTGTGATGCTTGTGTCCTTGGGTAGCTCCCGCTCGGGCACACCCTCCTTCTCTCCAGTCTCTACACAGTCGCCCTTCTCACCTGCCCCATCACCCTCCCCTTCACCGCTCTTTGGCTTCCGCCCTGCCAACTTCAGCCCCATCAACGCCTCACCGGTCATCCAACGCACTGCTGTTCGCAGCCGCCACCTAAGTGCCAGCACCCCGAAGGCAGGAGTGCTGACGCCACCAGAcctgggcccccaccccccaccgcccgcccccAGAGAGCGCCATTCTTCTGGCATCCTACCCACCTTCCAGACCAACCTGACCTTCACCGTGCCCATCAGCCCTGGGCGGAGGAAGACAGAGCTGCTGCCCCACCCGGGGGCACTGGGGGCCCCTGGCGCAGGGGGTGGAGGAGCCACCCCAGACTTCCCCAAGAGCGACAACCTAGACTCTGGTGTGGACTCGGTGTCTCACACACCTACACCCTCCACACCGGCTGGCTTCCGGGCTGTGTCACCCGCCGTGCCCTTTTCCCGCTCCCGCCAGCCCTCGCCATTGCTGCTGTTGCCCCCACCTGCCGGCCTGACCTCGGATCCTGGGCCTTCTGTGCGCAGGGTTCCTGCCGTGCAGCGGGACTCACCCGTCATCGTTCGCAACCCCGACGTGCCGCTGCCCTCCAAATTTCCAGGGGAGGTGGGCACTGCTGGTGAGGCTCGGGCAGCGGGACCTGGGCGGGGTTGCCGAGAGACCCCAGTGCCCCCTGGGGTGGCCAGTGGGAAGCCTGGCCTGCCCCCGCCTCTGCCAGCCCCCGTGCCCATCACCGTGCCTCCAGCCGCGCCGACTGCTGTGGCCCAGCCGATGCCCACCTTTGGCCTGGCTTCTTCACCCTTCCAGCCGGTGGCCTTCCACCCCTCACCTGCTGCCCTATTGCCCGTCCTGGTGCCCAGCAGCTACACCAGCCATCCTGCCCCCAAAAAGGAAGTCATCATGGGCCGGCCTGGGACAG TGTGGACAAACGTGGAACCTCGCTCTGTTGCTGTGTTCCCCTGGCACTCCTTAGTCCCCTTCCTGGCCCCCAGCCAGCCCGACCCCTCTGTGCAACCAAGTGAGGCCCAGCAACCTGCCAGCCACCCAGTGGCCTCCAACCAGAGCAAAG AACCTGCTGAGTCGGCGGCTGTTGCTCACGAGCAGCCACCAGGTGGGACAGGGAATGCTGATCCTGGGCGGCCACCTGGAGCCACGTGCCCtgagagcccagggcctggaccCCCCCACACTTTGGGGGTGGTGGAACCTGGAAAGGGTCTCCCTCCCACCACTGAGGAGGAGGCCCCTGGCCCTCCAGGAGAGCCCCGGCTGGACAGTGAGACGGAGAGCGACCATGATGATGC CTTCCTCTCCATCATGTCTCCTGAGATCCAGTTGCCCCTGCCACCCGGGAAACGCCGGACCCAGTCTCTCAGTGCCCTGCCAAAGGAACGAGACTCCTCTTCGGAGAAGGATGGACGCAGCCCCAACAAG CGGGAGAAGGACCATATTCGGCGGCCCATGAATGCCTTCATGATCTTCAGCAAGCGGCACCGGGCCCTGGTCCACCAGCGTCACCCCAACCAGGACAACCGGACCGTCAGCAAGATCCTGGGCGAGTGGTGGTACGCCCTGGGGCCCAAGGAGAAGCAGAAGTACCATGACCTGGCCTTCCAG GTGAAAGAGGCCCACTTTAAGGCTCACCCGGACTGGAAGTGGTGCAACAAGGACAGGAAGAAGTCCAGCTCAGAGGCCAAGCCCACCAGCCTGGGGCTGGCAGGAGGGCACAAAGAGACTCGGGAGCGGAGCATGTCAGAGACGGGGACTGCCGCTGCCCCTGGAG TGTCCTCGGAGCTCCTGTCCGTTGCAGCCCAGACACTCTTGAGCTCGGATACCAAGGCTCCAGGGAGTGGCTCGTGTGGGGCTGAGCGTCTGCACACAGTGGGGGGACCTGGCTCGGCCCGGCCCCGAGCCTTCTCCCACAGTGGGGTCCACAGCCTGGATGGTGGGGAAGTAGATAGCCAGGCGCTACAGGAACTGACTCAG ATGGTGTCTGGCCCTGCATCCTATTCTGGTACAAAGCCTTCCACCCAATATGGGACTCCAGGCCCCTTCTCGGCCTCCGGTGAGGGAGGTGCCCTGGCGGCCAGTGGGCGACCCCCGCTGCTGCCCACCCGGGCTTCCCGTTCCCAGCGTGCTGCCAGCGAGGACATGACCAGTGATGAGGAACGCATGGTCATTtgtgaggaggagggagatgatGATGTCATTG CTGACGATGGCTTCGGCACCACTGACATTGACCTCAAGTGCAAGGAGCGAGTGACCGACAGCGAGAGCGGAGACAGTTCTGGGGAGGACCCAGAGGGCAGCAAG GGCTTTGGCCGGAAGGTGTTCTCGCCTGTGATTCGTTCTTCCTTTACCCACTGCCGCCCATCGCTGGACCCTGAGCCCCCAGGGCCCCCGGATCCACCTGCAGCCTTTGGCAAAGGCTATGGGcccaccccatcctcctcctcgtcctcacCTGCCTCCTCCTCAGCCTCAGCTGCCACCTCCTTCCCACTGGGCTCAGGGACCTTCAAGGCCCAGGAGTCAGGTCAGGGCAGCACAGCAGGCCCACTGCGGCCCCCactccctggggcagggggcccaGTAACACCATCCAAGGCTACCCGGTTCCTCTCAACGGATCCTGCCACCTTCCGGCGCAAGAGACCTGAAAGTGTGGGGGGCCTGGAGCCACCAGGCCCCTCGGTCATTGCAGCACCTCCTGCGGGGGGAGGAAGTGTCCTGCAGACACTGGTCCTGCCCCCGAATAAGGAGGAACGGGAAGGCAGTGGAGGCCGCatgccctcagccccagccccatcaCTGGCCTATGGGGCCCCAGCAGCCCCCCTGTCCCGCCCAGCTGCCACCATGGTCACCAACGTGGTGCGGCCTGTCAGTAGCACTCCTGTGCCCATCGCCTCTAAGCCCTTTCCCACCTCTGGCCGGGCTGAGGCATCTCCAAGTGACACAGCAGGTGCCAGGACTGAGCCAGTCACTGGGTCCCGAGCACCTGGGAGCTCCCCTCTGGGTGTAAGCTTAGTGTATTCGGACAAGAAGTCGGCAGCAGCCACCTCGCCAGCCCCGCATCTGGTGGCTGGGCCCCTACTGGGCACTGTGGGGAAGGCTCCTGCCACAGTCACCAACCTGCTCGTGGGCACACCTGGTTATGGGGCCCCGGCGCCCCCTGCTGTTCAGTTCATAGCCCAGGGGGCCCCTGGCAGTGGGGCCGCTACAGGCTCAGGAGCAGGTGCTGGGAGTGGTCCCAATGGGCCAGTGCCCCTGGGCATCCTGCAGCCAGGTGCCTTGGGCAAAGCTGGGGGAATCACCCAGGTGCAGTACATCCTGCCCACGCTGCCCCAGCAGCTTCAGGTGGCTCCTGCCCCGGCACCAGCCCCTGGGACTAAGGCAGCAGCTCCTGGCGGCCCCGCACCCACCACCAGCATCCGTTTCACCCTCCCGCCGGGCACCTCAACCAACGGCAAAGTTCTGGCTGCCACCGCACCCACTCCTGGCATCCCCATCCTGCAGTCAGtaccctccgccccaccccccaaag CCCAGTCAGTCTCTCCtgtgcaggccccgcccccgggtgGCTCCGCCCAGCTGCTACCCGGGAAGGTACTGGTGCCCCTGGCGGCCCCTAGCATGTCCGTGCGGGGTGGCGGGGCTGGCCAGCCACTGCCCCTGGTGAGCCCGCCTTTCTCAGTACCTGTGCAGAATGGTGCCCAGCCACCCAGCAAG ATCATCCAGCTGACTCCAGTGCCCGTGAGCACACCCAGCGGCCTGGTGCCGCCCCTCAGCCCAGCCACGCTCTCCGGACCCACCTCACAGCCTCAGAAGGTCCTGCTGCCCTCCTCTACCAG AATCACCTACGTGCAGTCGGCGGGTGGGCACGCGTTGCCCCTGGGCACCAGCCCTACGTCCAGCCAGGCTGGAACAGTCACCTCGTATGGGCCCACGAGCTCGGTAGCCCTAGGCTTCACCTCACTGGGGCCCAGCGGACCCGCCTTCGTGCAGCCCCTGCTTTCAG GCCAAGCCCCACTGCTGGCTCCCGGCCAGGTGGGCGTGTCACCTgtgcccagcccccagctgccGCCCACCTGCACAGCCCCCGGAGGTCCTGTCATCACAGCATTTTACCCTGGCAGCCCTGCACCCACCTCCTCAGCACCCCTGGCCCAGCCATCCCAGGCGCCCCCGGGCCTGGTCTACACTGTGGCTACTAGCACCACCCCACCTGCTGCCACCATCCTGCCCAAGGGCCCACCGGCCCCTGCCACTGCCACCCCGGCCCCTACCAGTCCTTTTCCTAATGCCACAG CAGGCTCCATGACCTACAGCTTAGTGGCCCCTAAGGCCCAGCGGCCTACCCCCAAGGCCCCCCAGAAAGTGAAGGCGGCCATCGCCAGCATTCCTGTGGGTTCCTTTGAGGCAGGTGCCCCTGGGCGGTCAGGCCCTGCATCCCGGCAGCCTTTGGAGCCTGGCCCAGCCCGTGAGCCCCCTGTCCCCGAGTCTGAGCTTGAGGGTCAGCCCACAACGCcagcccctccaccgcccccagAGACCTGGGCTCCCACAGCCCGGAgcagccccccaccacccccgcctgCTGAGGAGCGGACAGGCACCAAGGGCCCGGAGACCATG GCCAGCAAATTCCCCAGCTCATCTTCAGACTGGCGAGTCCCTGGGCTAGGCCTGGAGAGCCGTGGGGagcctcccacccctcccagcccggCCCCAGCTCCGGCCCCAGCCcccagtagcagcagcagcagcagcgaggGCAGCAGTGGGAGGGCAGCTGGGGACACCCCCGAGCGCAAGGAGGCGGCTGGTACCGGCAAGAAGGTGAAGGTGCGGCCCCCGCCCCTGAAGAAGACCTTTGACTCTGTGGACAA CAGGGTCCTGTCAGAGGTGGACTTCGAAGAGCGCTTTGCTGAGCTGCCTGAGTTCCGGCCTGAGGAGGTGCTGCCTTCGCCTACCCTGCAGTCTCTGGCCACCTCCCCCCGGGCCATCCTGGGCTCCTACCGCAAGAAGAGGAAGAACTCCACAG ACCTGGACTCGGCCCCCGAGGACCCCACCTCGCCCAAGCGCAAGATGAGGAGACGCTCCAGttgcagctcagagcccaacacccCTAAGAGTGCCAAGTGCGAGGGGGACATCTTCACCTTTGACCGTACAG GTACGGAAGCCGAGGATGTGCTCGGGGAGCTGGAATACGAGAAGGTGCCATACTCCTCACTGCGGCGCACCCTGGACCAGCGCCGGGCCCTGGTCATGCAGCTCTTCCAGGACCATGGCTTCTTCCCATCGG cccaggccACGGCAGCCTTCCAGGCACGCTACGCAGACATCTTCCCCTCCAAGGTCTGTCTGCAGTTGAAGATCCGAGAGGTGCGCCAGAAGATCATGCAGGCGGCCACTCCCACGGAGCAGCCCCCTGGAGCTGAGGCCCCCCTCCCCGGACCACCCCCCACTGGCACTGCTGctgcccctgtccccactcccagccccgcTGGGGGCCCCGACCCCACCTCACCTGGCTCGGACTCTGGCACAGCTTCGGCTGCCCCGCCACTGCCTCCACCCCCAGAGCCAGGTCCTGGACAGCCTGGCTGGGAGggccccccccagccctcccccccaccccctggcccctCCACAGCTGCCACAGGCAGGTGA